From the genome of Pieris rapae chromosome 18, ilPieRapa1.1, whole genome shotgun sequence:
AGTTAAACACTGTGAGGAAACAAGCATGTCTTCGAACTAAATTTAGAGGACTTGGATTACAGTTGAATAGTAAAGACACCGGCAATCTGCGATTGACACCCATTCAGTGGTGGTGATAATGGTCTAAATGCTTTGAACAATGCATTTACGCAgtgaaagtaattaaattaaactattagcTAATTTACGAAATCACATAACGCGGCATAAAGTATCGATAACTTCACGGTGTTTAGGTATTTTATACACGAActttatattctaaataatttaataatctaaatatatgtataacgcTTTGTTCTACAATTGTTTCTTGAGATTTTGATGTTTATTAAGTGCCTCAGtattaaatacacaataaagTACAAAGTCGGTGTAATAGCTCCTTGAACCGGAACCATTTCTGAATTCGCTTCGGTACTCCGTAACTTTCAACAGCGATATCGCGACTATTCCGTACAATATGCACTATGTAGGGTTCTCGATTTCCGTATCGCAGAAGTTGCAACCTTGTTTTCTCGACCGACCGATCAATGTCGCGATCACAATTGCTGTGGTTATTGGAGTTACAGAAAACCAAAGTacctatcatttattcatgtagaaaactcaatgtaaaaaaatcattcttaatttacatttaaacgccaaggattgtttacaaaaagCACATCCATCCATCTTGGTTCTTATAATCTcgtataagttataaattatggtattataaaaatgatataaataagaatagcAAACATTAAACCATTATCTGCAAGGGGCGGTGATGAAGAGACAAACCAACGCATAGCATGCTCATACTCTGTTAAAACTTCTTCATAGTCAACCGTATGTGTCTTCTAACCCAggacatatacatatatagtataggatcgttaattttttttaccaaactttatttaagatattttcagaatatattttttatgcataaaGTTCCAGTTTGGACTGCCTATTTCAAGATTATCAATAATTGCACTTGATTATAACTGCCTTACAAATTCGTTACAtcatgtttatgtttatttgaacaaagtataaaaacaatatgtcCAATTTCTACGGGCATCAATAATTGGGGATATATAAGCGATATTCCgctttaatttttcattctgCCGCAGTTTTTACTGTGGAGGTGAACGGTAAGCCTAcctttataatattcaattcaatataatattcaatagcttttttattataatactctATTACCTACTATATCCAAGTCTTACGTAAGACGAAGAAGACGTGAAGAGCTGCGGTCCTTTGTACGATTGCATTGCATTAATCATTACCCCAACATTAAGTAATTGATATTCTTTATTTCAGTGGTGTCTCAGAATGTCATCCATTTGTTTGGTCCTTTTGCTCTGTGCTCTCGCCAACGGGTCCCACCTTCCCGAAGGTGGTCAAGTGCTCCTTCCTCACGGAGTCGATAGCGCTTGGGCTCCAGCCTACGCCAGCCCCCCTCAAGCTGCAGGACGCTCAGGCGATGTCGCTAGAACTCAGCGCTGGGTGCCGAGCGGCGCCCCTCACGCTGCATGGTACGAAAATGATGCAGCTTGGGCTCACAAATTAGGGGCGAGTGGCGCACCTCACGCTGCATGGCACGAAAATGATGCAGCTTGGGCTAACAAATTAGGTGCGAGTGGCGCACCTTACGCTGCATGGCACGAAAATGATGCAGCTTGGGCTAACAAATTAGGTGCGAGTGGCGCACCTCACGCTGCATGGCACGAAAATGATGCAGCTTGGGCTAACAAATTAGGTGCGAGTGGCGCACCTTACGCTGCATGGCACGAAAATGATGCAGCTTGGGCTAACAAATTAGGTGCGAGTGGCGCACCTTACGCTGCATGGCACGAAAATGATGCAGCTTGGGCTAAAAAATTAGGTGCGAGTGGCGCACCTCACGCTCCATGGCACGAAGATGATGCAGCTTGGGCTCACAGATTAGGTGCGAGTGGCGCACCTCAAGCTGCAAGTCGCACAAGGGATGAGGTTGAAAGTGACACC
Proteins encoded in this window:
- the LOC111001379 gene encoding uncharacterized protein LOC111001379 isoform X3, with the translated sequence MSSICLVLLLCALANGSHLPEGGQDVARTQRWVPSGAPHAAWYENDAAWAHKLGASGAPHAAWHENDAAWANKLGASGAPYAAWHENDAAWANKLGASGAPHAAWHENDAAWANKLGASGAPYAAWHENDAAWANKLGASGAPYAAWHENDAAWAKKLGASGAPHAPWHEDDAAWAHRLGASGAPQAASRTRDEVESDTHLIADHSGDAPHAAGRAGDEDETHGLGGSGDAIAAWRKDDAAWAPDSNPQDNHSEESDDVSRAGYFLPQQRGRYRYRYNNRGFGRGNYYPYYPNYLPYLSHGGRYYYIPRNGEDAEEKEAVVEDDSAGSSPNAATGRAGSEDGCCGHGEADREGASYYNGPGGYVHGTESRHGAGPSKHSDGTDAEKERTSA
- the LOC111001379 gene encoding uncharacterized protein LOC111001379 isoform X2, which gives rise to MSSICLVLLLCALANGSHLPEGGQVLLPHGVDSAWAPAYASPPQAAGRSGDVARTQRWVPSGAPHAAWYENDAAWANKLGASGAPYAAWHENDAAWANKLGASGAPHAAWHENDAAWANKLGASGAPYAAWHENDAAWANKLGASGAPYAAWHENDAAWAKKLGASGAPHAPWHEDDAAWAHRLGASGAPQAASRTRDEVESDTHLIADHSGDAPHAAGRAGDEDETHGLGGSGDAIAAWRKDDAAWAPDSNPQDNHSEESDDVSRAGYFLPQQRGRYRYRYNNRGFGRGNYYPYYPNYLPYLSHGGRYYYIPRNGEDAEEKEAVVEDDSAGSSPNAATGRAGSEDGCCGHGEADREGASYYNGPGGYVHGTESRHGAGPSKHSDGTDAEKERTSA
- the LOC111001379 gene encoding uncharacterized protein LOC111001379 isoform X1; protein product: MSSICLVLLLCALANGSHLPEGGQVLLPHGVDSAWAPAYASPPQAAGRSGDVARTQRWVPSGAPHAAWYENDAAWAHKLGASGAPHAAWHENDAAWANKLGASGAPYAAWHENDAAWANKLGASGAPHAAWHENDAAWANKLGASGAPYAAWHENDAAWANKLGASGAPYAAWHENDAAWAKKLGASGAPHAPWHEDDAAWAHRLGASGAPQAASRTRDEVESDTHLIADHSGDAPHAAGRAGDEDETHGLGGSGDAIAAWRKDDAAWAPDSNPQDNHSEESDDVSRAGYFLPQQRGRYRYRYNNRGFGRGNYYPYYPNYLPYLSHGGRYYYIPRNGEDAEEKEAVVEDDSAGSSPNAATGRAGSEDGCCGHGEADREGASYYNGPGGYVHGTESRHGAGPSKHSDGTDAEKERTSA